A single Arthrobacter sp. ERGS1:01 DNA region contains:
- a CDS encoding IclR family transcriptional regulator → MAQLGTGTTAKEITDALKMPPATAYRMLNALVGDEYLARTSDLRGFALGHAISGLITAATPPTVPTAARQVVEKFRSGKRFAVHLVMFRNASLRVGDEDPDYPLQSTFEMLRYPHASAAGKLMLASLGDSASPLPSGPLMKLTQHTITDRRALEESLVAVRFNGEASEINELEQGSATLALPVRMPNGSIGAAICLSGPSDRFSTISEHAESARELSTRLAPFLF, encoded by the coding sequence GTGGCCCAGTTGGGGACCGGGACTACGGCGAAGGAAATCACCGATGCGCTGAAGATGCCCCCGGCGACCGCCTACCGGATGCTCAATGCCTTGGTTGGCGACGAATACCTTGCCCGCACCTCCGACCTCCGCGGATTTGCGCTGGGCCACGCCATTTCGGGCTTGATCACGGCTGCCACCCCGCCAACAGTTCCCACGGCGGCCCGCCAGGTAGTGGAGAAGTTCCGGAGCGGGAAACGATTTGCCGTGCACCTGGTCATGTTCCGCAACGCCTCCCTGCGGGTCGGCGACGAGGATCCGGACTATCCGCTCCAATCAACCTTTGAGATGCTCCGGTATCCGCATGCCTCGGCCGCAGGGAAACTGATGCTTGCCTCGCTTGGCGATTCGGCGTCCCCTCTTCCGAGCGGGCCGTTGATGAAGCTGACACAGCACACCATCACGGACAGGCGGGCGCTGGAGGAGTCCCTCGTGGCGGTGCGGTTCAACGGCGAGGCCTCAGAGATCAACGAGTTGGAGCAAGGCTCCGCCACCCTGGCGCTTCCCGTGAGGATGCCCAATGGGTCCATCGGTGCAGCGATCTGCCTCTCCGGCCCCTCGGACCGGTTCAGCACCATCAGTGAGCATGCGGAATCGGCCCGTGAACTCTCGACACGACTGGCACCGTTCCTGTTCTGA